GAAAGAAAATACTACAACAAGCGAATCCATGGATCAACTCGTCAAAGAAATGGCTTCCATCTCACAAGAATCTGCTGCTGGTGTAGAGCAAGTAGCCGCTTCTACAGAAGAAACAACCAGTACGATGGAACAAGTTTCCTATAATGTAGATGAACTAGCTGAATTAGCTAAAGAGCTTAACAAACAAGTGAACGTTTTCAAGCTATGAAAAACAAATGGCTGAAGTGGTGGAAAACGAGCAAATAATTGCCAACAACTCATGGTCAAAGATTGATATAAAGATGCCATCCGTCCATCTGTAGACGCACTGGAAGATGGACGGAACCCATATTAGAAAAGGTTGTTCTCCTACACCACTTTGATATATTTCAAGGCTCTGCCACGTTCTCGCTACGGTAATCTATTTCCTTACCTTAGTTAGCATCTTTCTCGCTCTGATCGGATTCTGGCTCAGACAGGCTGTTTATGAATTCAACGACGAATTTCTTGCTTCGACAAGCGAGGACTTGGCTCCCGGGGGTGCTTCCTTTCAAAACAAGAAATAGTCCCGAACTTTACTTTTTTAGTAGCGGGAAAATTTCGTATATGATCTGCTAAAAGTCAGGAAGTAAGACAAACGAGAGGTTCAATTTTTATAAAACGGCAATTAACATCGTTACTTTCTGCCAGCATATAAAAAACAGTCACGTGTATGATCATTGACCATTCCCGTTGCTTGCATATATGCATAACAGATCGTCGGTCCAACAAATTGAAAACCACGACGTTTCAAGTCTTTACTCATTTGCTCGGACTCTTTTGTAAACGCAGGAACCTCTTCATGTTTTTGCCAATGATTAATCATTGGCTTTCCACCGACAAATGACCAGATATACGTGCAAAAGTCGCCAAACTCTTCTTGTACTTTCAAAAAGGCCTGTGCATTTTTAATAAATGCATTTACTTTTCTACGATTACGAATAATCCCTTCATTTTGGAGCAATATTTCTATTTTCTGATCATTATATTTACTTATCTTTATCGGGTCAAATTGATCAAATGCAAGGCGGTAATTTTCTCTGCGCTTTAAAATGGTAATCCAGCTTAGCCCTGCTTGTGCTCCTTCTAAGCAAAGCATTTCAAACAATTTCTGATCGTTGTATTGTGGTTTTCCCCATTCATGATCGTGATAAGCAATATAAACGGCATCATCTGTAACCCATTGGCATCTCTGTTTGATCATCAATCTTCTCCAATCGCGACTTCATTATCTTCATATGAGATCCAATCGCTAAAGCTACCTGGATATAGCTTCACATTTTTAAACCCAAGTGATTTCAGCGCTAAAATATTCGGACAAGCGGATATTCCAGAACCACACGAGACAATGATTTCCTCATCCTTAGATAGAGAAGCAAATTGCTTTTCTAATGCTTCTTTCTTTTTCCATGAACCATTCGCATCAAGTACATCCTTCCAGAAATAATGCTTTGCCCCAGGTATGTGCCCTGCTCTAGCATACATCGGTTCATGGTCTCCTAAATAACGCTCCTTTGCGCGAGAATCAATTAAAACAGCAGCATTTTGCTTTACTTTTTCTTTCACTTCTTCCATATTTGCCGTTTGGTTTGGTCTCATTTTCAAGTGAAATAATTTCGGCTTAAGTTGTGGAATTTCTACCGTCGTTTCGTTCCCTGTTTCTTTCCAGCGGGTATATCCACCATCTAAGACGTACACTTTGTTATGTCCCATGTAATGTAACAACCACCATGCTCTTGCAGCAAACATGTCATTATGATCATCGTATAAAACAACTGTTGTATCATGATCTACGCCGACTTTTCCTAATTTAGCTGCAAGCATCGTGAGATCTGGAAGTGGATGATTTCCTCCATGTTTCAACTTTTTACCGGACAAATCTTTTTCAATATCCATGAAAATTGCACCAGGGATATGGTCTTGCAAATATGCCTTTCTACCTGCTTCTGGATCCATCAATTGAAAACGAACATCAATGATTACTGTATTCTTTAAATTATTTTTCAACCGGTTCTTCAGGCGTTCCACGCTAATGACATATGTCAATGTTATCCCTCCAGTATTTTTAAACAGATATGAACAGCGAAGGTTTTCGATATGATCCCGTAATCTTTTTAACTCTTTATATCCTAACCTTATTTTAAACGATAAGCTGATTCATGCCTACCCCTAACTTAGGGACACGAAGTATTTTGTTTAGAAAATTAGCGTAATTAAGTTATAATAAAAGAAATACTTTGCATGATATGAAGAATAAATAAACAGTACTATTTTTCAAATAAGTTATGTGAAGCATAGAGGTACATACTTTTTAACATAAAGTGCGTGTTCAAAAAGCGAGGTTAAAGGACCGAGGTCGGCTAAGGTTTCAGGGCGTCCTTGAAAAAGAAAAACACTTTTTCTGCGTGCGGTGTATTGCTGTCGTAGCCTTCCTTATCCTGTTGCAACGCTGACACTAGCGCATCTTGGCGCCTGAGTTAGGCGGCGAAGTTTCGAGGAGCGTGCTTGTACAGAATGTGCTGACTTCTACCCCGCCACAGGACGAGCCAACGTAGAATATCCCATAGAAGTACAGATACATATGCGCTAGTATAGGCATCCTCGAAACCCTCACACAGGAAAAGGGGGTATCCTTTTCCAAATGGAGAAACGAGCTAACGAGAAGTTGGATGTGTCATTTTCAATGCACTTTTGAAACAACCTCATCGAGCAACTTGTTTTACATTTAAAGCAGATCGGAGCTGACGATTCATGAAAGAAGAAATGATTGAAAGATTTATCACATACGCCAAAATGGATACACAATCAGATGAAAGCAATGACGCTACCCCATCCACCCCAGGACAACTTGAATTAGCCAATCACTTAGTTCACGAACTTCAGGAAATTGGCATGGTAGATGTTGCCGTAGATGACTTTGGCTATGTCATGGCAACACTTCCAGCAAACACGGATGGAGACATACCGACAATCGGTTTTTTGGCACATTTGGATACAGCAACGGATTTCACAGGAAAAAATGTGCAGCCCCAAGTTATTGAGAACTTTGATGGTGGCGATATTGTCTTAAATGAAGATCAGAATATCGTGCTGTCTGCTTCTGATTTTCCAGAACTGCCACATTATAAGGGGCATACGCTGATCACTACAGATGGGACAACTTTGCTTGGTGCTGATAACAAAGCAGGCATTGCGGAAATTATGACAGCTATGAACTACTTGATTAGACATCCGGAAATCAAGCACGGTAAAATTCGGGTCGCTTTTACACCAGATGAGGAGATTGGTCGTGGACCACATAAGTTTGATGTCGAACGATTTGATGCCACATATGCTTACACCGTCGATGGTGGACCGTTAGGCGAGTTGCAGTATGAAAGTTTTAACGCAGCAGCAGCTAAAATATTGTTTAAAGGCAATAGCGTGCATCCGGGAACAGCAAAAAATAAAATGATCAATGCCGGAAAAATGGCAGCAGCCTTTATCAACGAACTTCCAGACCAAGAGGCTCCCGAATATACAGAAGGATATGAAGGATTTTATCATTTAAGCTCGGTTAATGGTGATGTGGAAAACGCGGAAGTAATCTACATTATAAGAGATTTTGATAAAGATACATTCGAGAAGCGGAAGAACGTGTTTCACCAAATAACGGACAAACTTCAAGCCAAGTATGGAGCAGAATCTGTCACCCTGGAAATGAGAGATCAATATTATAATATGCGAGAAAAAATCGAGCCTGTGAAGGAAATTGTCGATATTGCCTATGATGCGATGAAAAATCTAAATATCGAACCAATTGTACAGCCAATCCGTGGCGGTACTGATGGATCTCAGTTATCGTACATGGGACTGCCAACTCCAAATATCTTTACTGGAGGAGAAAATTTTCACGGTAAATTTGAATATGTTTCTGTAAATAATATGATCAAAGCAACTCAAACGATTATTGAAATTTGTAAGCTATTTGAGCAACGAAGTTAAATATAATAGCTATTAACGTGCCAACCGACGTCTGTTGGCACTTTTTTATGTGCATTCTTATGATGGCATTGCTTGGGTTGGCAAGACGTACTGCTTGAAAACGGAGGCTGTCTTAAATGACTCTCGTGCTTACATGCTCGAATTGGCGTGCCTTGCTCGATCTGATGGCTGACTCACGTGGTTTACGACGCCACTAGAGGACTGATTTCTGACTTGCACGATTTACGGTATTATTAGCAAGCCCTTCCCGAATTCGAGTATGAGTACCCTTGGTTTAAGCGTCCCTCCCTTTAAATCGAGCAAGTCATTAGCTAGAACGCATCTCCGCTATAGGGTTTGAGTGATTGTGAACTTCGGCGATTTTCCATTTTACACCAAAAATAAAATCCCGAGGTAGGTTAAGCTCTCAGAATTTCGCAAAAAATTCTTATTTATTCCAACTTGTAGCATCCCATTACTAAAACTGCTTCGTAATCATTAAAATAATGATAAGGAAAAACAAAAGGCTTTCTATTCTTTCATAGAAAAATAGTTTTTTGGACAAATTAAAATACTCATCTGGTATCGTATCCTCATGATGCATTTGTAATAGATTTTTAATTGGTTTTGAACGTGGAGATAGCACGAGGGGGCCAAATGCTAAAGCAAGCAGGAAGAGCAATAAGCTTGTTACATACCACCCTTGAGAAAATAAAAAGGGACGAAGTACTCCCATTGCTAAACCTGTTAACAATAACAATGTTCCACCAATCATGACTAGCCAATGTAATTTGGCTCGAATCCTAAATCCATATCGCAATTCAGTCATAGTTGTCGCAGTTTTAACTGGCATAATCATCAAAAATCCAGGACCCATCCCAACGATAGCTGAAATGATGTGAATAAATACCAATATGTCATAAAACTCCATTTTATTTGCTCCCTCTAGTTTCCTAAATAATAACTAAGAATAGCATCCACCTCTGGTCCATATACTTCGCCAAATAAATTTAAATGAACTAATAAATAGTACAGTTGATATACCGGCTTACAATCTCTATAATAATTCTTTGTAGGAAAAGTGCCTTCATAGGCTTGATAGAAATTTTTTGAAAAACCACCAAACACCTCTGTAAAAGCTAAATCAAAATGTCTGTCACCATACAAAAAAGAGGGATCAATTAAATAAGGCACACCCTGCTTACCGACAATCCAATTCCCCCCCCCACAAGTCACCATGTAAATAGGATGGGGAGATATCTTCTGGGATCCAGCGATCTAACTGCATAAGTAACTGTTCAAGCTTTTCACGTCGTTTTCCGCTTATAACGTTTCTTTCCACTCCAAGCTGTAACTGTGTGAGCAGACGTCGATCACGATAATATTCTAACCAGCTATCATAAAATCCATTCGGTTGCTGCAGTGTACCTATAAATGTAGATTTGGTAAATCCATGCTGTTCCCCCATGTTTTGGTGCATTGCTGCCAACCGCTCACCAAGTAGCGTATCCGTTTGCTGCGTTTTATTCCCACTCACCCATTCCAACACTAAAAACCGCTCGTCCTGTTCATCGGAATAGCTGATGACGTCTGGAACATGAATCGTATTGGTAGATTGTATAAGCTGCAACCCCATTGCTTCTAGAGTAAAAAAGTGATTTGGTGCAGCTTCGTTATATTTGATGAAAAATTTTTGCTGTTTTGTTTCTACAAGGTAGGCTTCATTAATAGAACCGCCTGTCACCCTTTTCGAATTAATGACTTTCTCTTTTACTCCCGCCTGCTGTAACAGCTTCTGGAAGCGTTGTTTCATATAACAGATTACTCCTTTCGTATCGCAAATCAGTATTGTGAAACGTCTCCACCCGAGTTTTGCATAGTACAGAAATGATTACTGCTATTCATACGTGATCTTCATATCCCCTGGTTGGATCCAGCCCTTTTTTCGCAAAAAGCTAACAATAAGTAAACTAATTATTGCTGGTGCAATCATATGTAACATTAGCATACTCCAAAGCACTGACATCGAAAAGCCCATTGATTCGATTGTCATAATTTGTCCAACAAACCCACTTGTACCCATGCCTGCTCCTGAAGGATTATTCGTTAATTCCAGCCACACAGTAGCAAATGGAGCAACCATAGCACCAGCTATCGTCGGAGGTAATAAAATAATTGGCTTTTTAACAATATTCGCGACTTGCAGCATAGACGTTCCAACCCCTTGCGCGATAAAGCCACCAAATCCGTTATCGCGGTAACTGGCAACAGCAAAGCCGATCATTTGTGCCGAACAGCCTACAGTAGCCGCTCCTGCTGCCAAGCCATCCAGTGATAGCATAATGGCAATCGCCGCAGAGGAAATAGGAGCTGTTAAAGCTATCCCCATCAATACAGCTACTAAAATTCCCATAATGAAAGGTTGCTGCTCAGTGGACCAATTTATCATTTCTCCAAAGCCTTGCATTAATCTACTAATTGCAGGCCCGATGAATTTGCCGGTTGCAAAACCTGCAATGATAGTAACTAATGGCGTGATGATGATATCGACGCGCGTTTCCTGATATACCATTTTCCCCATTTCTGTTGCTAGTACTGCACTAACATAACTACCTGCTGGTCCACCTAATTCTGCACCAAACGCGCCAGCAAACAGCGCCGAAAATAGTACAAGCGGCGGTGCCTTTAATCCGTATGCAATCGCTACACCAATTGCTCCCCCCATTATTTTCGTATCCATGGCAAAACTACCCATTTCCATGAAAATTTGTGCCAACGATGGCGAGAATATACTAACAACTTGCTCTCCAACTGTCTGAATAATTAAACCAATAATTAATGAAGCAAATAATCCTAATGCCATATAGCTTAAAGCCGTTATAAAATAGACTTTTCCCGTTACATGGATACCTTTTCGCTGTAAAAATTGCTGCATGTAAAATCCTCCTATCGTGAAATAACTCACATTATAACGAATGAAAATGGATAAATTGCCTTATTATCAATTGTACCGTGTAAAGCTTCACAAACTAACCTTATATGTCTCATTCCAAAATAAGTGATACCTCCATCCCGTCAAATTCTATTCAGCTAGCACAGGTCGCTAGTACCTCAAAGATACGAACTAAAAACCTCTGGCAGGAATCGGATATTTCTTGCAGTTGGATCTTATGCTTTTCACCTTGGGATCGCCTCGTTAGAACAGAAGGTCTATATGTAGGACTAAAAGCAATATTAGCTATTTTATTTAACAAAATGAGCCTAGCCAAATGTGTTAGGCACTCTTCAACTCTTGGTCTTTGCAATAATTTTCACCTTAGACTTGAGGGAGACCCCTAAAAGAGGTTGATCTTTATAAGAATACGATTCTAACAGATGCTCAATAAAGAAAAATTTTAAATAAAACTTCCCACATGTAGTGGTATTTGGTTTCCTACTTTTAGTTTTTCAGTGTCCTTGACTAGATGTAGAATCGGGTCTATTGGCAATCCGTAGTAGCTCTATCTAAGATTTTCGCATATTCCATCTTCATTTAACTGTATTTATCATCTATTTATTGTATTATCATCTATTATTACGTTAATCATCCATTACTTCAAGCAGATTATTTATCCCAACTTTTTCGGATATGCAATGGCTTAGGGATAGATTAGTTGCTTTTCAACGTTTATTCAGCTACAATTTAACTGAAAATAATTATCAATTATGGAAACATGTAAGGGAGATGGAAGATATGGGGGAAACTACTACAAAATCGCAACTAGCCAACATTATCCGTGAACGCCGTGCTGTCAAAAAAGGGTATAATAATACAGAAGTCACACAAGATACGGTTTTAGAATTATTAAAGGATGCCGTTTGGGCACCTACTCATGGAATGCGCCAACCATGGCGATTTATTTTTGTAGGAGCTGATAAACTACCAGAGTTTGCCGAAAAAGTCGCTGCTACTTACCCTCCTGAAAGACAAGAAAATAGAGAGAATTATTTAAATGAGCCGAATGCTATTTTAGTTGTTGTTATGGATGAGCCCGAGTCTCAAAAGGAATGGGAAGAAAATTATGGTGCAGTCGCTTGCTTAATTCAAAATTTCTGGTTATTAGCTTGGGAAAAACAACTCGGCGTAGTATGGAAAACCAATCCACATATTCAAGATCCGAAAGTGAAGGAAATATTAGATGTAAAACCGCATGAAAAAATAGTCAGCTTCCTTCATTTAGGATACTTCGATGAAGCCCCGACACCTAAAGAACGCATCGATGTTGTAGAAAAATTCACAACCTTCCAAGGATAACAACCGACAAACGAGACACATATAGTCTAGTGTTAGAAAAACTTGGCTTGTCGCCAAGTCTTATGGCGGAAGCCTTTGTTTTTCTTATACTATAAACCAAAAAAAACTATACTTTCCTATAAGTGGAACAAAGGCGAAAGCGCCCGTTTAGCAACGTAGCGAATGGAACAAATCAACTAATCATGCCACTAAAAACAGGGATATGCCGACGTCTGAGCGGCTAGCCCGTTTTTAGTCGGCCTTCCTCTTTGCGACAAACCGATGAGGCCTTATCATAGGGCGCATTTCTAAAGCCGCATCGTTGCTGGGCTCATGCGCCGGACGTGACTATTCGTTTATTTCATTATCCATAAGCACATAAGTTTATACTTTCTTACTCTGTTAGAAAAACTTGGCTTGTCGCCAAGTCTTATGGCGAAAGCCTTTTGTTTTTCTTATACTATACACCAAAAAACCTTATACTTTCCTATAGTGCAAAAAAGGCTTGATGGTGTAACCCCACTCCCATCAAGCCTCTTTTACTAACTAGTTTAATCCCAAAGTGAGCTTTTCAATTGATGATCCTGTTGATGGCGATCAATTGCTAATTCAATCAATGTAGTAATTAAATCTTGGTAGGAAAGTCCGCTTACTTCCCACAGCTTTGGATACATACTAATTTTGGTAAATCCTGGTAATGTATTTACTTCATTTAGATAAATCTCGCCTGCTTCTGTTAAGAAGAAGTCCACTCTTGCCAACCCTTCGCATTCTAATACTTTAAACGCCTGAATAGCAATCTCTTGCACCCGCTTTGTTGTCTCCTCTGAAACATCAGCTGGAATCGCTAAATCGGCCCCTTTTTCATCAATGTATTTGGATTCATAGGAATAAAACTCTGTTTGCGGTAAAATCTCCCCTAGTAATGAGGCTTTTGGTTCCTCGTTTCCTAATACAGAACACTCTATTTCTCTGCCAATAATACACTCTTCGATAACAATTTTATGATCATAATTAAATGCTTCTTTAACACCTTGGTAGAATTCTTCTTCTGTCGTCACTTTACTAATTCCAACAGACGACCCCTGATTGGCTGGTTTAATAAACATCGGTGTTCCTAACTGTTCAGCAACTGTTTCATAATTAATCTCTTGCTGTTCATTTTTCCGGTAAACAATCCCGTTTGCAACGTTTATTCCAGCTGCCTGTAATAAACGCTTAGCGATATCTTTATCCATACACACGGAAGACGCTAAAACGTCTGGACCTACAAATGGAAGATCTGCTAAACGTAGCATTCCTTGCAAGCTGCCATCCTCACCCAATGTCCCATGAACAATCGGAAATACAACATCCAATTCATCAAGCTTTGCTGCATTGGAAGTTTGAATAAACTGTTTTTCTTTCTCTCCTGGAACAATTGCCACTGTTTCGTTCGATTTGTTTAATTGAATTAGTTTCGGATTATCTGCGTGCAGCAAATAGGAGGACGGCTCATTTAAATGCCATTTCCCTTCTTTATCAATCCCAATTAAAACAACCTCAAATTTATCGCGATCAATCGCATCGACAATATTTTTAGCTGATTGAAGTGACACTTCATGTTCAGCAGATTTTCCTCCAAAAATAATCCCTACTTTTTTCTTTTCCATGTTTTTCGTCCTTCCCTTATCATAATGGTTCAAAAAGGACAGGCTGATTGATGTCACAAAATAAGCATCTAAACGCATGATCACCTGCGAAATAAAGACATGAATATAAAACCCACGTCATATAGAGGCTACCTAAGTATATAAACCTACTTAGCCAACTTCCATATCATCGTATACTTGATATAATCCTTTATTAAGTCCGCAAACGACGGTGAATATAGCTGCATATTCGTATTCTTTCCTTCCTGGACTTTTTGAACAACTGAGACTTTTATTCGAAGTTAAACTGTATAATTAAAATAGCATAAAACCGTCCATGCAATAAAGCAAAAAATAATTTTTGCACGATCGATTAAAGTAACTCGTTACTATTATAATACGTATCACGATATTTTGCTCTTCCCCATTTTTAATGGCAACTATTTCTCTAATTTTTATGGTATCATTGTTCATATTTCCCTCTAACTGATCTATCTTTTTCAGAAGTGTTAAAGTGACCAATATGCAGAACGTTAAAACCCCACTTCATTCATACCATATTTTCTTTTAATATAAAATTAGATGCTTGAGGATAACGAAATAAACCGAATAGCCACGTCCGGCGCATGAGCCCAGCAACGATGCGACTTTAGAAATGCGCCCTACGATAAGGCCTCATCGGTTCGTCAAAAAGATGAAGACCGACTAAAAACGGGCTAGCCGCTCAGGCGTCGGCATATCCCTGTTTTTAGTGGCATGATTTCTTTATCTTTAGTTGATTCGTTCCATTCGCTACGTTGCTAAACGGGCGCCCCGCGCCTTTGTTCATACTATGATGGCAACCTAATCATTATAACAAGCAGCTTTCTTTTTTGCAGCCCCGCAATGTATGTATTTTATAACGAGCACGCGCCTATATAAACCCGCTTCCTTTCTACCTGCAAGTAAATTTTTTCACACTACTAAAAAAGCAGATGATGTGTCTTTTTTCTAAAGGAAATAAGCACAAAAGTGACCATTTAGCCATATAATACAGTAAACCATTTTATTCAGGGGCATAAAAGCCCCTGAATAGTTAGCAGAAACTTATTATTTTGAGGAGTTGTAAAGTTCTTTAAACATTTTTACAACTTCCTCCATATTTGCTCCGTTATTCCCTGGTCCATCACTAAAATCATTTAAGAAAACTAACACAATGATGATTGCTGCAATGGATAAAGCATTTGCTTCATTATTAATATACACATGCGGATTTCCGTTATTTTCAAATTTGGTGCGATCACTTTGCGATTGTGCTTGCCCTTGATACTGGTCTTGGTTTTGGTCTTGATTTTGGCGCTGAGCTTGTGCTTGCAGCTGTAATAGAATATCTTCTAACAACACCTCCATACGTCTAAAGTCGTCTTTTTTGTCAAAGTCACAATGTCTTGAATAACATCCCATATTTAACACTCCTTTATTTAGATTACACTAGTAATATATGTTAGCGTGTTGGTAATGGAAGGGTGGCTGTCTTTGTAGGAAAAAATTAATAAAACAAACTATATTTGATAGACAAAAAACAGCAATTACAAATGTTACCATTTGAAGAATCTGATTAAATGCGAGTGGAAATGAATCCAGGTCTAATAAACCAACCAGTATAAAGCTGAATTTCTAAAGATGCTTCAGTAAAAATAACTCCTTTTATGATAAAGCGAATCTTCAATCAGTCGAGGTTTTCATTCATCCACCACGGGCTTGAGAATACCGTAATGGTATGACCTAAAAGCCTCTTAAGAAATAGGTCATTTTGGAGCTGTTATCTCCCAAATACTTGTTGCAGTACAGATGATCCAGCTCGGCGTCTTACAGCATCTAATTTACGTGATAAACCATTGTAAAACTGAATTCCTGAAGACAGTGCCATCAACAATAACTCCTTTTATACTAAAAAGGGGTTGACATTTTCAAGATTGTATTTTAAGATTATTTTCAATAAACAAAATGATATTAAGCAATGATGAAGAGTAGTAATCTAATGGAACACTCTAGAGAGCTGATGGCAGGTGCAAATCAGTGTGATTGTGTTAGATGAATGGACTTCTAAGCTTCCAAACCGAACCAAAATAATGCAGTAGGCTTTGGCGAATTCGTCTCATCGTTACCTGAGACAAATAGCAGTGTGAGCAGTCTGCTATTGTCAAAGTGAGTTGCATTGCAGCTAATAAAGGTGGTACCACGGTCCCTCGTCCTTTTCTAAGAGCGAGGGGCTTTTTGATTTTCCGATTTCACATAGCAGCTATTATTCTTAACCGAAAGCTTCATCTAGCTTTCTATTGGTTGCATTTTCTATAAAAAAATACTAACAAATCGATGCGTAAGAGAAGTAAGCTTGCATAAAGCGTCATAGAGAGCTGGTGATGGTGGAATACCGGCACGTGGAATCAAGCTGAATGGACTTACAAGAGGTTTCCTGAACGTATTAGTAGGGAAACACGGCACTCCGCCGTTACACGGATAGGATATCGGAATAGTGATTGGAGACTATTGCACGACTTGTCTTACAGGCATGTCGGCACTACAGAAAAGTGTGCTCTAGCAGCTATAGCATTGCCTCACGGTCCCTAGTTTTCCCTTCCCATTCCCGTATCTGAATCAAGATGAAAAGATAACTTCTTTTCAAAAGAGGTGGCACCGCGGTCGTCTATCGTCCTCTATAAGCACAACTATGTGTTTATAGAGGTTTTTTTCTTTCATCAAAATCTCTTAGAAAGGGTGATGCTAATGCAAAAAACAAGCAAAGAAGCGTATCGTTTCGTACAGCTAAATGGCGACACCTTCACACCAATTGATATTTATTTGCGCCTGACAGGAACGAAAAAGTTTTTATTAGAAAGTACGTTCAAGCACCAAAGCAAGGGAAAGTATTCTTTTATTGGCTGTGACCCTTATGAGGAAATTATCAGCTTTGGAGAGCAAACAAAAATCATCAACTGCGAAACTGGAAAAGTTCAAACGGTGAACCAGAATGCCATCACGTATTTAGAGCAATCCTTTCCGCAAATGGAATTTGATTTGCCGTTTCCATTTTACGGAGGAGCTGTTGGCTATATTGGTTATGACGCCATTCGTTTGACCGAGGATATCGGTGAACGTCTTCCTGATCCGCTCGACATGCCAGATATTCATTTAATGGTTTATCAAGATGTCATTGTGTTTGACCACGCTAATGAAACGATCCATCTAATCGCTATTCAACTACCACATGAACAAAATGTAGATCTTGATGAACGGTTAATGAAATTAAAGCAGTACTTGGTCAAGCCAGTTAAAAATCAGGAACAAACAAAAACAAGCTTTTCCTTTAAACCCGAGATGACACAGGAAGAATTTCAACATCATGTCCAAATCGCAAAACATCATATTCAACAGGGTGATATCTTTCAAGTCGTCCTATCACAACGAATGAAAGCAAAAGTATCTGGAGATCCCTTCTCGTTTTATCGAAAACTGCGAAACGTCAATCCATCTCCCTATATGTTTTATATCGATTTTACTGATTATTGCTTACTTGGTGCTTCACCCGAAAGCTTGCTACAAACGCATGGAAAAACGGTCATCACCAATCCAATTGCCGGCACGAGACCACGAGGTTCCACCAAAACAGAAGATGAAAAACGCAAAAAGGAATTGCTGCAGGACAAGAAGGAAATTGCCGAACATCGGATGCTTGTTGACTTAAGCCGAAACGATCTAGGAAAGGTTTGTGAGGTTGGTAGCATTACGATTCCTACCTATATGACGATTGAAAAATATGAATATGTCATGCATATCGTTTCG
This genomic interval from Virgibacillus pantothenticus contains the following:
- a CDS encoding PTS transporter subunit IIC, with the protein product MQQFLQRKGIHVTGKVYFITALSYMALGLFASLIIGLIIQTVGEQVVSIFSPSLAQIFMEMGSFAMDTKIMGGAIGVAIAYGLKAPPLVLFSALFAGAFGAELGGPAGSYVSAVLATEMGKMVYQETRVDIIITPLVTIIAGFATGKFIGPAISRLMQGFGEMINWSTEQQPFIMGILVAVLMGIALTAPISSAAIAIMLSLDGLAAGAATVGCSAQMIGFAVASYRDNGFGGFIAQGVGTSMLQVANIVKKPIILLPPTIAGAMVAPFATVWLELTNNPSGAGMGTSGFVGQIMTIESMGFSMSVLWSMLMLHMIAPAIISLLIVSFLRKKGWIQPGDMKITYE
- a CDS encoding nitroreductase family protein; the protein is MGETTTKSQLANIIRERRAVKKGYNNTEVTQDTVLELLKDAVWAPTHGMRQPWRFIFVGADKLPEFAEKVAATYPPERQENRENYLNEPNAILVVVMDEPESQKEWEENYGAVACLIQNFWLLAWEKQLGVVWKTNPHIQDPKVKEILDVKPHEKIVSFLHLGYFDEAPTPKERIDVVEKFTTFQG
- a CDS encoding DUF2269 family protein; amino-acid sequence: MEFYDILVFIHIISAIVGMGPGFLMIMPVKTATTMTELRYGFRIRAKLHWLVMIGGTLLLLTGLAMGVLRPFLFSQGWYVTSLLLFLLALAFGPLVLSPRSKPIKNLLQMHHEDTIPDEYFNLSKKLFFYERIESLLFFLIIILMITKQF
- the pepT gene encoding peptidase T, encoding MKEEMIERFITYAKMDTQSDESNDATPSTPGQLELANHLVHELQEIGMVDVAVDDFGYVMATLPANTDGDIPTIGFLAHLDTATDFTGKNVQPQVIENFDGGDIVLNEDQNIVLSASDFPELPHYKGHTLITTDGTTLLGADNKAGIAEIMTAMNYLIRHPEIKHGKIRVAFTPDEEIGRGPHKFDVERFDATYAYTVDGGPLGELQYESFNAAAAKILFKGNSVHPGTAKNKMINAGKMAAAFINELPDQEAPEYTEGYEGFYHLSSVNGDVENAEVIYIIRDFDKDTFEKRKNVFHQITDKLQAKYGAESVTLEMRDQYYNMREKIEPVKEIVDIAYDAMKNLNIEPIVQPIRGGTDGSQLSYMGLPTPNIFTGGENFHGKFEYVSVNNMIKATQTIIEICKLFEQRS
- a CDS encoding sulfurtransferase encodes the protein MTYVISVERLKNRLKNNLKNTVIIDVRFQLMDPEAGRKAYLQDHIPGAIFMDIEKDLSGKKLKHGGNHPLPDLTMLAAKLGKVGVDHDTTVVLYDDHNDMFAARAWWLLHYMGHNKVYVLDGGYTRWKETGNETTVEIPQLKPKLFHLKMRPNQTANMEEVKEKVKQNAAVLIDSRAKERYLGDHEPMYARAGHIPGAKHYFWKDVLDANGSWKKKEALEKQFASLSKDEEIIVSCGSGISACPNILALKSLGFKNVKLYPGSFSDWISYEDNEVAIGED
- a CDS encoding fructosamine kinase family protein, giving the protein MPYLIDPSFLYGDRHFDLAFTEVFGGFSKNFYQAYEGTFPTKNYYRDCKPVYQLYYLLVHLNLFGEVYGPEVDAILSYYLGN
- a CDS encoding fructosamine kinase family protein, translating into MKQRFQKLLQQAGVKEKVINSKRVTGGSINEAYLVETKQQKFFIKYNEAAPNHFFTLEAMGLQLIQSTNTIHVPDVISYSDEQDERFLVLEWVSGNKTQQTDTLLGERLAAMHQNMGEQHGFTKSTFIGTLQQPNGFYDSWLEYYRDRRLLTQLQLGVERNVISGKRREKLEQLLMQLDRWIPEDISPSYLHGDLWGGELDCR
- a CDS encoding DNA-3-methyladenine glycosylase I; this translates as MIKQRCQWVTDDAVYIAYHDHEWGKPQYNDQKLFEMLCLEGAQAGLSWITILKRRENYRLAFDQFDPIKISKYNDQKIEILLQNEGIIRNRRKVNAFIKNAQAFLKVQEEFGDFCTYIWSFVGGKPMINHWQKHEEVPAFTKESEQMSKDLKRRGFQFVGPTICYAYMQATGMVNDHTRDCFLYAGRK